The following are from one region of the Cervus canadensis isolate Bull #8, Minnesota chromosome 21, ASM1932006v1, whole genome shotgun sequence genome:
- the MIEF1 gene encoding mitochondrial dynamics protein MID51 isoform X2, translating to MAGSGERKSKKDDNGIGTAIDFVLSNARLVLGVGGAAMLGIATLAVKRMYDRAISAPTSPTRLSHSGKRSWEEPNWMGSPRLLNKDMKAGLSRSLQALPTCSSAFDTDTFCPPRPKPLARKGQVDLKKSRLRMSLQEKLLTYYRNRAAIPAGEQARAKQAAVDICAELRSFLRAKLPDMPLRDMYLSGSLYDDLQVVTADHIQLIVPLVLEPNLWSCIPGEDTIMNVPGFFLVRRENPEYFPRGSSYWDRCVVGGYLSPKTVADTFEKVVAGSINWPAIGSLLDYVIRPAPPPEALTLEVQYERDKHLVIDFLPSVTLGDTVLVAKPHRLAQYDNLWRLSLRPAETARLRALDQADSGCRSLCLKILKAICKSTPALGRLTASQLTNVILHLAQEEADWSPDVLADRFLQALRGLISHLEAGVLPSVLNPKDKAFKNTVLVLEVDRQLNINDHIPVRPAFLGCCLRARTGPTASPSIPRVCHRNVRECLPNSAGIARGQRAGRHAQTSSLHPVSHPAPGEISATQEESTWLEHMRGRWVLPTFLLVSCC from the exons ATGGCAGGCTCTGGTGAGCGCAAAAGCAAGAAAGATGACAATGGCATCGGCACGGCCATCGATTTTGTGCTCTCCAACGCCCGGctggtgctgggggtgggaggagcagcCATGCTTGGCATCGCTACGCTAGCAGTTAAGCGG ATGTACGACAGGGCGATCAGCgcccccaccagccccacccGCCTGAGCCATTCAGGGAAAAGGAGCTGGGAGGAACCAAACTGGATGGGCTCTCCCCGACTGCTCAACAAGGACATGAAGGCAGGCCTGAGCAGGTCCCTGCAGGCTCTTCCCACATGCTCCTCTGCCTTTGACACAG ATACATTCTGCCCGCCCCGGCCCAAGCCATTGGCCAGGAAGGGCCAGGTAGACTTGAAGAAGTCACGACTCCGCATGTCCCTGCAGGAGAAACTTCTCACTTACTACCGGAACCGGGCGGCCATCCCTGCCGGCGAGCAGGCTCGGGCCAAGCAAGCTGCTGTGGACATATGTGCCGAGCTCCGGAGCTTCCTGCGGGCCAAGTTGCCTGACATGCCACTTCGGGACATGTACCTGAGTGGCAGCCTCTATGATGACCTGCAG GTGGTGACAGCTGACCACATCCAACTCATCGTGCCCCTCGTGTTGGAGCCAAACCTGTGGTCATGTATTCCTGGGGAGGATACCATCATGAACGTCCCTGGCTTCTTTCTAGTTCGCCGGGAGAACCCAGAGTATTTTCCTCGTGGTAGCAGTTACTGGGACCGCTGTGTAGTAGGGGGCTACCTTTCTCCGAAGACGGTGGCAGACACGTTCGAAAAAGTAGTGGCTGGCTCCATCAACTGGCCAGCCATCGGGTCCCTCTTGGACTATGTGATTCGACCAGCCCCGCCCCCAGAGGCCCTGACTCTGGAAGTGCAGTATGAGCGGGACAAGCACCTCGTCATTGACTTCCTGCCATCAGTGACCCTTGGTGACACTGTCTTGGTGGCCAAACCACACCGGCTAGCCCAGTACGACAACCTGTGGCGGCTGAGCCTGCGTCCCGCCGAGACGGCGCGCCTGCGAGCCCTGGACCAGGCTGACTCGGGCTGCCGCTCCCTGTGCCTCAAGATCCTCAAGGCCATATGCAAGTCCACTCCAGCCCTGGGCCGCCTCACTGCCAGCCAGCTCACCAATGTCATCCTCCACTTGGCCCAGGAGGAGGCTGACTGGTCCCCGGACGTGCTGGCCGACCGCTTTCTGCAGGCCTTGAGGGGGCTCATCAGCCACTTAGAGGCCGGCGTTCTGCCCAGTGTCCTGAACCCTAAG GACAAGGCCTTTAAGAACACAGTCTTAGTGCTTGAGGTTGACAGGCAGCTGAACATTAATGACCACATTCCCGTCAGGCCTGCCTTTCTTGGATGTTGCCTTAGAGCAAGAACAGGTCCAACAGCCAGCCCTTCGATCCCCAGGGTGTGCCATAGGAACGTGAGGGAGTGTCTGCCTAACTCTGCAGGCATCGCCAGAGGCCAGAGGGCAGGCAGACATGCACAGACCTCTTCCCTCCATCCTGTCTCTCACCCAGCACCTGGGGAGATCAGTGCTACCCAGGAAGAAAGCACATGGCTAGAACACATGAGAGGGAGGTGGGTACTTCCCACATTCCTTCTTGTTTCCTGCTGCTAA
- the MIEF1 gene encoding mitochondrial dynamics protein MID51 isoform X1: MAGSGERKSKKDDNGIGTAIDFVLSNARLVLGVGGAAMLGIATLAVKRMYDRAISAPTSPTRLSHSGKRSWEEPNWMGSPRLLNKDMKAGLSRSLQALPTCSSAFDTDTFCPPRPKPLARKGQVDLKKSRLRMSLQEKLLTYYRNRAAIPAGEQARAKQAAVDICAELRSFLRAKLPDMPLRDMYLSGSLYDDLQVVTADHIQLIVPLVLEPNLWSCIPGEDTIMNVPGFFLVRRENPEYFPRGSSYWDRCVVGGYLSPKTVADTFEKVVAGSINWPAIGSLLDYVIRPAPPPEALTLEVQYERDKHLVIDFLPSVTLGDTVLVAKPHRLAQYDNLWRLSLRPAETARLRALDQADSGCRSLCLKILKAICKSTPALGRLTASQLTNVILHLAQEEADWSPDVLADRFLQALRGLISHLEAGVLPSVLNPKVNLLAELTPEEIDELGYTLYCSLSEPEVLLQT; this comes from the exons ATGGCAGGCTCTGGTGAGCGCAAAAGCAAGAAAGATGACAATGGCATCGGCACGGCCATCGATTTTGTGCTCTCCAACGCCCGGctggtgctgggggtgggaggagcagcCATGCTTGGCATCGCTACGCTAGCAGTTAAGCGG ATGTACGACAGGGCGATCAGCgcccccaccagccccacccGCCTGAGCCATTCAGGGAAAAGGAGCTGGGAGGAACCAAACTGGATGGGCTCTCCCCGACTGCTCAACAAGGACATGAAGGCAGGCCTGAGCAGGTCCCTGCAGGCTCTTCCCACATGCTCCTCTGCCTTTGACACAG ATACATTCTGCCCGCCCCGGCCCAAGCCATTGGCCAGGAAGGGCCAGGTAGACTTGAAGAAGTCACGACTCCGCATGTCCCTGCAGGAGAAACTTCTCACTTACTACCGGAACCGGGCGGCCATCCCTGCCGGCGAGCAGGCTCGGGCCAAGCAAGCTGCTGTGGACATATGTGCCGAGCTCCGGAGCTTCCTGCGGGCCAAGTTGCCTGACATGCCACTTCGGGACATGTACCTGAGTGGCAGCCTCTATGATGACCTGCAG GTGGTGACAGCTGACCACATCCAACTCATCGTGCCCCTCGTGTTGGAGCCAAACCTGTGGTCATGTATTCCTGGGGAGGATACCATCATGAACGTCCCTGGCTTCTTTCTAGTTCGCCGGGAGAACCCAGAGTATTTTCCTCGTGGTAGCAGTTACTGGGACCGCTGTGTAGTAGGGGGCTACCTTTCTCCGAAGACGGTGGCAGACACGTTCGAAAAAGTAGTGGCTGGCTCCATCAACTGGCCAGCCATCGGGTCCCTCTTGGACTATGTGATTCGACCAGCCCCGCCCCCAGAGGCCCTGACTCTGGAAGTGCAGTATGAGCGGGACAAGCACCTCGTCATTGACTTCCTGCCATCAGTGACCCTTGGTGACACTGTCTTGGTGGCCAAACCACACCGGCTAGCCCAGTACGACAACCTGTGGCGGCTGAGCCTGCGTCCCGCCGAGACGGCGCGCCTGCGAGCCCTGGACCAGGCTGACTCGGGCTGCCGCTCCCTGTGCCTCAAGATCCTCAAGGCCATATGCAAGTCCACTCCAGCCCTGGGCCGCCTCACTGCCAGCCAGCTCACCAATGTCATCCTCCACTTGGCCCAGGAGGAGGCTGACTGGTCCCCGGACGTGCTGGCCGACCGCTTTCTGCAGGCCTTGAGGGGGCTCATCAGCCACTTAGAGGCCGGCGTTCTGCCCAGTGTCCTGAACCCTAAGGTGAACTTACTTGCAGAGCTCACCCCCGAGGAAATAGACGAATTGGGGTACACACTCTATTGCTCGTTATCCGAGCCGGAGGTGCTGCTGCAGACGTAG
- the LOC122423086 gene encoding MIEF1 upstream open reading frame protein, producing MASWSREAVLSLYRALLRQGRQLRYTDRDFYLASIRREFRKNQKLEDPEAREKQLEKGLVFLHSKLGGII from the coding sequence ATGGCCTCATGGAGCCGAGAGGCGGTGCTGAGTCTCTACCGGGCTCTGCTTCGCCAAGGCCGACAGCTTCGCTACACTGATCGAGACTTCTACCTTGCCTCCATCCGCCGTGAGTTCCGGAAAAATCAGAAACTGGAGGATCCTGAGGCCCGGGAGAAGCAGCTGGAAAAGGGCCTGGTCTTCCTCCACAGCAAGCTAGGAGGGATCATTTAG